DNA sequence from the uncultured Campylobacter sp. genome:
TCAACGAAGCCGTCGAAGTAAATTTCGAGGTTGAGGGCAAGCAAAATAGACTTGTGCTAGAGGTTGCCGCGCACCTTGGCGATAACCGCGTAAGAACTATCGCTATGGACATGAGCGAAGGCTTAACTAGAGGCCTTGAGGCTACGGCTTTAGGCGCGCCTATTAGCGTTCCTGTCGGCGAAAAAGTTTTGGGAAGAATTTTTAACGTCGTTGGCGATCTAATCGACGAGGGGGATGGTGTAGAATTTGACAAAAAATGGTCTATTCACCGCGATCCTCCGCCGTTTGAAGAGCAAAGCACGAAGAGCGAAATTTTTGAAACAGGCATCAAAGTAGTAGACCTTTTGGCTCCTTACGCAAAGGGTGGTAAGGTCGGACTATTCGGCGGTGCCGGCGTCGGCAAAACGGTTATTATCATGGAGCTTATCCACAACGTTGCATTTAAACACAGCGGTTACTCTGTGTTTGCGGGTGTTGGCGAGAGAACTCGTGAAGGAAACGACCTTTATCACGAGATGAAAGAAAGTAACGTTTTAGATAAAGTCGCCTTATGCTACGGTCAGATGAATGAGCCGCCGGGGGCAAGAAACCGCATCGCTCTAACAGGTCTAACAATGGCCGAGTACTTCCGCGACGAGATGGGACTTGACGTTTTGATGTTTATTGATAACATCTTCCGCTTCTCTCAGTCTGGCGCGGAGATGTCGGCGCTTCTAGGACGTATTCCGTCTGCCGTTGGTTATCAGCCGACTTTGGCGAGCGAAATGGGTAAATTCCAAGAGAGAATTACGTCGACCAAAAAAGGTTCGATTACATCGGTTCAGGCTGTTTACGTTCCTGCGGACGACCTTACCGACCCGGCTCCTGCAACCGTTTTCGCGCACCTTGACGCGACTACCGTTTTAAACAGAGCTATCGCAGAAAAAGGAATTTATCCTGCGGTTGACCCGCTTGATTCGACATCAAGAATGCTCGATCCTCAAATTTTGGGTGGTGAGCACTATAAAGTAGCTCGCGGTGTACAGGCGGTTTTACAAAAATACAAAGACCTTCAAGATATCATCGCCATCCTTGGCATGGATGAGCTTAGCGAAGAAGATAAAGTTACGGTTGATCGCGCTAGAAAGATCGAGAGATTTTTATCTCAGCCGTTCTTTGTTGCAGAGGTGTTTACGGGTAGCCCCGGTAAATATGTAAGTCTTGAAGAGAATATTGCCGGCTTTAAGGGAATTTTGGAAGGCAAATATGATGATTTGCCGGAAAACGCATTTTATATGGTAGGAAACATCGACGAAGCGATAGCGAAAGCCGAGAAACTTAAAGCCTAAATTTAAAGGAAAAAGTAATGAGTAAATTACATTTAGAAATCGTTACGCCTGAGGGTTTAGTGTTTTCAAACGATATTAAAAGCGTAGTTTTGCCAGGCAGTGAAGGTGAGTTTGGAGTTTTGCCTGGACATGCTTCGCTTATCTCGCTTTTAAAGGCCGGCGTTATTGATATCGAAAACGAAGATAAAAGCCATGATGCCGTCGCGATAAACTGGGGATATGCCGAGATAAACGAAGGCAAGGCGACTATCCTTGCCGACGGCGCCGTTCATGTGTCGGGAAATTCTGAGAGCGAGATAGCAAATTCATTGCAAAAGGCGAAGGATTTAATTGCCGGTATGAGTAGCGAGAACAACGCTATGGCTGCTACCGTGGCAAAATTAGACAGCATGGCTCGGGCAAGATAGTGGCTGGACTTGATATTTTTTTAAACTACTTATCTAGAAGTAGTTTTATCACTATATTCGTGCTGAGCTGGCTTTCTTTTTATTTTATCATAAGCCTTACTATACTGTTTTCTCGTATGGCAGGGCTTAGATCATGGCAAAAAAAAGAACAAAATGCTCTTGAGTCGTTATTAATGGGCGGGTCTAAACATGTTTTAAACGAATCCATTTTAAAACGGTTCGTAAGCGGCTCAATATCTAGAGAGAAGCTCTCGGTCGCCGTTAGTATCGCTGAGCGAAATGCAACTAGTGGCATTACTTGGCTTAGTATAGTTGCCTCTACGTCGCCTTTTATCGGACTTTTTGGCACGGTTGTTTCTATCTTGGAGACCTTTTCTCAGCTTGGACAAGGCGGCGGAAATTCATCTCTAAACGTTATAGCTCCCGCCATCAGCGAAGCGCTAGTTGCAACGGGGGCGGGTATATTTGTAGCAATACCTGCTTATACGTTTAGCTTGCTTATCAAGAGGAAAGCCTACGAGCTTATGGGCGTGATTAAGCGAGAGGTGGATATTCTCGTAACGCTTAAAGAAGATCAATGATAAATCTTGACGAAACCCCGGAGTTAAACATAACTCCGCTTGTGGATATTATGCTAGTTTTGCTGGCGATTCTTATGGTTACTACGCCTACTATTGTTTACGATGAACAAATTTTATTGCCGGACGGCTCAAAGACCAAAGCCTCTTCAGCCCAAAAAAAGGATTTAACCGTTATCGTGGATGCTACAAAAAAGGTTAGGATAGATCAAAGCACTATGGATTTGCGCGAGCTTCCTGATAACATCGTACTCATCGGAGCAAGATACGATAAAAATTCGCCCGTTTACATCAAGGCCGATAAAAGTCTCATATATGACGATGTAATGTTTGTTTTAAAAAGCGTAAAAAACGCTGGTTTTACAAAGGTAGCGCTTCAGACTAATGGATAAATTTGATCTCAAATTTAACACTTCCGGCTACTTTGTGCTGTCGGCTTTTCTTTATTTTTGCATAATAATCGGTATTTTTATCAAGCTTACATATTTTAAGGAAGAGCCGAAAAAATATACCGATACCAAAGATGCCTTTATGGATATCATGATAGTCGAGCGCGAACCTGACGTTACCGTAAAAGCACCCGAGCCTAAAAAAGAGGTCGTAAAAGAAGAAAAACCCCAGCCTATAAAAAAAGAGGAAGAGGTTAAAAAAGAAGAACCTAAACCTGATACCACTAACAAGCCGCCTGAGCCTGACCCTGTACCGCCAAAACCTGAAGAAAAAAAAGTCGAAGAGCCAAATTTAAAGGATCTGTTCGGCAGTATCGATACCTCTAAACTAAAAGAGGACAAGGTTACGAAGAAAAAAGAACAGCCGAAAGAGCCAAGTCGCAAAAAGCCGGAAAAGAGCCAGGTAACTAGTGAGCAAAAAAAAGCTAGCGACGTTATCAAGAATTTTACTTTGGATCAGGTTGCAAAAACTCCAAAGTCGCAAATGACTGGCGAATACAATGAGTATATTGGGCAAATAACTAGAATTTTGGCTAGTAAATGGAATCAATATAAGGCTGGTTCAAATGATAAGGCTGTTGTTTTGATTTCTATAGACCAAAATGGAAATTTCAGCTATGATATAAAAAGCTTATCTGGCAATAGTGAGTTTAATGATAAGGTGAGAAATTTTTTACAAGATATGACATTTGAAAAATTTCCTATTCCAAATGATGGGGTATTTTCCCATAAGTTTGATCTAGTGGATAAATTAGAAATACAATAAAAAATTTAAGAAGGAAAGTGTATGAAAAAAATCATCATATTGCTTAGTTTCGTTATGGGTTTGTTTGCTACTGATGCAACAATATCTATCGTTAACAAAGGCTTAGCTCTACCAAAAATCGTGCTTCAAGACGCCACAACGGCCGTCGGCGATCAGGCTTTTAAGAGCAAATTTCACAAAATTATGCTGGGAGACCTAAAGGTAAGCTCTGATTTTGAAGTCGTAGACGAGTATGTCGCAAGTAGCTATGAAGGCGACTCAAATACGAATGTTATGAGCGAAAAGGGCGCACAACTAATTTTTAGATACGCGCTTGAAGGTTCGCCAAATTCGCCTCTTACTTTAAGAGTTAAGCTTATAAATGCCAAAACGGCAACTACTCAGTACGAGAAAATTTACAATATGAACGACGGAGCAAAGTATCCGTTTATCGCGCATAAAGCGATAGTTGAGCTTATTAACGAGCTAAAAATGCCCCCTGTTAATTGGATGGAGAAATTTATCATTTTTGCCAAAGGAACAGGCTCAAA
Encoded proteins:
- the atpD gene encoding F0F1 ATP synthase subunit beta, which translates into the protein MKGIISQVMGPVVDVDFADYLPKINEAVEVNFEVEGKQNRLVLEVAAHLGDNRVRTIAMDMSEGLTRGLEATALGAPISVPVGEKVLGRIFNVVGDLIDEGDGVEFDKKWSIHRDPPPFEEQSTKSEIFETGIKVVDLLAPYAKGGKVGLFGGAGVGKTVIIMELIHNVAFKHSGYSVFAGVGERTREGNDLYHEMKESNVLDKVALCYGQMNEPPGARNRIALTGLTMAEYFRDEMGLDVLMFIDNIFRFSQSGAEMSALLGRIPSAVGYQPTLASEMGKFQERITSTKKGSITSVQAVYVPADDLTDPAPATVFAHLDATTVLNRAIAEKGIYPAVDPLDSTSRMLDPQILGGEHYKVARGVQAVLQKYKDLQDIIAILGMDELSEEDKVTVDRARKIERFLSQPFFVAEVFTGSPGKYVSLEENIAGFKGILEGKYDDLPENAFYMVGNIDEAIAKAEKLKA
- the atpC gene encoding ATP synthase F1 subunit epsilon, with protein sequence MSKLHLEIVTPEGLVFSNDIKSVVLPGSEGEFGVLPGHASLISLLKAGVIDIENEDKSHDAVAINWGYAEINEGKATILADGAVHVSGNSESEIANSLQKAKDLIAGMSSENNAMAATVAKLDSMARAR
- a CDS encoding MotA/TolQ/ExbB proton channel family protein — protein: MAGLDIFLNYLSRSSFITIFVLSWLSFYFIISLTILFSRMAGLRSWQKKEQNALESLLMGGSKHVLNESILKRFVSGSISREKLSVAVSIAERNATSGITWLSIVASTSPFIGLFGTVVSILETFSQLGQGGGNSSLNVIAPAISEALVATGAGIFVAIPAYTFSLLIKRKAYELMGVIKREVDILVTLKEDQ
- a CDS encoding biopolymer transporter ExbD, coding for MINLDETPELNITPLVDIMLVLLAILMVTTPTIVYDEQILLPDGSKTKASSAQKKDLTVIVDATKKVRIDQSTMDLRELPDNIVLIGARYDKNSPVYIKADKSLIYDDVMFVLKSVKNAGFTKVALQTNG
- a CDS encoding TonB C-terminal domain-containing protein, producing the protein MDKFDLKFNTSGYFVLSAFLYFCIIIGIFIKLTYFKEEPKKYTDTKDAFMDIMIVEREPDVTVKAPEPKKEVVKEEKPQPIKKEEEVKKEEPKPDTTNKPPEPDPVPPKPEEKKVEEPNLKDLFGSIDTSKLKEDKVTKKKEQPKEPSRKKPEKSQVTSEQKKASDVIKNFTLDQVAKTPKSQMTGEYNEYIGQITRILASKWNQYKAGSNDKAVVLISIDQNGNFSYDIKSLSGNSEFNDKVRNFLQDMTFEKFPIPNDGVFSHKFDLVDKLEIQ